From a single Mobula birostris isolate sMobBir1 chromosome 13, sMobBir1.hap1, whole genome shotgun sequence genomic region:
- the LOC140208387 gene encoding NACHT, LRR and PYD domains-containing protein 3-like, whose translation MDTDLNSAISAFLSNCEDHQLFLLTRFYMERLEQAIEEGVEGVSFMLMGEDHFTGPEYHSVTELAEKGNRAGASKLLLDLVMEKGSGARRVMWESFVKLHHHLPKLSRILNEIWERGDAQFAYMDTERGLSEVPAHLKDVQQKHKETLRTQTETLRVNTILMREKVKVFQLVDRYAELTVISTVRDRRLVEHELLARGRDHEEWREEHLRRELEKILTDQLFQSSFSRSNSKSGSSAAVAGVAGIGKTTMVQKIVYDWATGKIYQQFQFVFSFKFRDLNSINWRINLKELILDQYPYFGNILREVWKNPEGLLFIFDGLDEFEHRIDFADSRRDTGPQYTCTDPEFRCKVSDIVYSLIQHKLLPGCSVLVTTRPTALHLLEKAEIGVWAEILGFVGEERKEYFIRHFEDQTVAEAVFKHVKENEILYTMSYNPSYCWILALALGPFFTQRVRDPQRVPKTITQLYSYCIYNILKNHGREIENPRDVLLRVGQMAFRGVSDKKIVFTDGDLINYNLQPSQFLSGFLMELLEREDSARSVVYTFPHLTVQEFVAAVAQFLTICPRDILKFLTEAHSTTDGRFEVFLRFVAGLSSPMTTRGLEEFLGPFPHQTTCRVIDWVKEEFKRQVRYTWNKAGKRSFLNTLHYLFESQNRGLAQATLGSVETLSFSGMTLTPIDCAVLSHVIGHCDTIKHLDLQYCHIQCEEIQRLGPGLHKCQELGLSSNDLGDSGVKLVSAALRNPECKIQTLWLREVGLTDSGAEDLVSALSTNPSLTELNLSDNKLGDSGVKLVSAALRNPECKIQKLGLRKVRLTDSGAKDLVSALSTNPSLTELDLSGNALGDSGVKLVSAALRNPECKIQKLELYNIGVTDSGAEDLASALRTNRSLTGLNLGYNSLTDGSVPALRCLILTLPSLERIWLRYNQFSWIGKKELRPLQELRPEVRVDL comes from the exons AGCGTGACTGAGCTGGCGGAGAAGGGAAACCGAGCAGGCGCTTCCAAACTCCTCCTGGATCTGGTGATGGAGAAGGGCTCCGGGgcccggagggtgatgtgggaatcctttgtgaAACTACACCACCATTTACCGAAGCTGAGCAGAATATTGAATGAAATATGGGAACGTG GTGATGCCCAGTTCGCCTACATGGACACTGAGCGGGGTTTATCTGAAGTGCCCGCACATCTGAAAG atgttcaacagaaacacaaggagactctgcggacacaaactgaaacactgagagtgaacacaatcctgatgagggagaaggtgaaggttttccagctggttgatcgatacgctgagctcacagtcatttctactgttcgagatcggagactggtggaacatgagctgctggcaagaggcagagaccacgaggagtggagagaggaacatcTCCGCAGAGAGCTGGAAAAAATCCTGACTGATCAGTTgttccagagcagcttttcccGGAGTAATTCTAAATCTGGGAGTtcggcagcagtggccggagtcgcggggatcgggaaaacaacaatggtacaaaagattgtttatgactgggccacggggaaaatataccaacaattccagtttgtcttcagtttcaaattccgagatttaaactccattaactgGAGAATAAACCTGAAagaactgattctggatcagtatccttactttgggaatatcctgagagaggtctggaagaacccagagggattgctaTTTATATTCGATGGCTTGGATGAATTCGAGCACAGAatcgattttgctgacagtcggagAGACACAGGACCTCAGTACACATGCACAGATCCTGAATTCCGGTGCaaggtgtctgacattgtgtacagtttaatccagcacaagctgctcccagggtgttcagtgctggtgaccacacgtcccactgcgttacatttattggaaaaggcGGAGATCGGTgtttgggctgaaatcctgggatttgttggtgaggaacggaaggaatatttcatcaggcattttgaagatcagacagtggcagaagctgttttcaaacacgtgaaggagaacgagatcctgtacaccatgagctacaacccctcctactgctggatcctcgctctggcactgggccccttcttcacacaaagagtcagggacccgcagcgagttcccaagaccatcacccaactgtaCTCCTACtgtatttacaacatcctgaaaaaccacggccgtgagattgagaacccccgtgatgtgttactcagggtcggtcagatggccttcagaggagtgtccgataagaagattgtgtttacagatggagatttgatcaactacaatctgcagccttcccagttcctgtccgggttcctgatggagcttttggagagagaggattctgcccggagcgtggtgtacacattcccacacctcaccgtCCAAGAATTTgtagctgcagtcgcacaattccTGACTATATGTCCCAGGGATATcttgaaattcctcactgaagcccacagcACTACAGATGGAcgatttgaggtatttctccgttttgttgctggtctctcctccCCAATGACAACTCGGGGCCTGGAagagtttctgggtccatttcctcatcagacaacctgccgggtgattgactgggtgaaggaggaatTTAAACGCCAGGTTCGATACACATGGAATAAAGCTGGCAAAAGGAGCTTCCTGAAtacattgcactacctgtttgagtctcagaatcgtggactggctcaggccacactgggatctgtggaaacactttcattcagtggaatgacactgaccccgattgactgcgcggtcctgtctcatgtcatcggacactgtgatacaataaaacacctcGACTTGCAGTActgccacattcagtgtgaagAAATCCAGCGTCTGGGACCCGGGCTACACAAGTGCCAGGAGTTGGG ACTGAGTAGTAATgacctgggagattcaggagtgaaactggtgtctgcggctctgaggaacccagagtgtaaaatacagactctgtg gctgagggaggtcggtctcacagattctggtgccgaggatctcgtctccgctctcagtacaaacccatcactgacggagctgaacctgagtgacaataaactgggagattcaggagtgaaactggtgtctgcggctctgaggaacccggagtgtaaaatacagaaactggg tctGAGGAAGGTccgtctcacagattctggtgccaaggatctcgtctccgctctcagtacaaacccatcactgacggagctggacCTGAGTGGTAATGcgctgggagattcaggagtgaaactggtgtctgcggctctgaggaacccagagtgtaaaatacagaaactgga gctgtacAATATCGGtgtcacagattctggtgccgaggatctcgcctCCGCTCTCAGGACAAACCGATCACTGACGGGGCTGAACCTGGGTTACAACTCGCTGACAGACGgatctgtccccgctctccgctgcctcatactgaccctcccgagtcTGGAACGGATCTG GTTACGGTACAATCAGTTCAGTTGGATTGGGAAGAAGGAACTGAGGCCTCTGCAGGAACTCAGACCAGAAGTAAGAGTGGACCTGTGA